A genomic window from Streptomyces broussonetiae includes:
- a CDS encoding TetR/AcrR family transcriptional regulator produces MTPSATPAYRRLSVEERRSQLLDAALNLFAHRAPEDVSLDDVAEEAGVSRPLVYRYFPGGKQQLYEAALRSAAEELQQCFDEPLEGPPLRRLSRALDRYLAFVDEHDTGFSALLQGGSVVETSRTTATVDGVRRAAAEHIYRHLDIADPGPRLRMTVRTWITAVEAASLIWLDEDKQPPVEELRDWLVEQFVAVLTVTAARDPQTAALVGTLAEDG; encoded by the coding sequence ATGACCCCGTCCGCCACCCCCGCCTACCGTCGGCTCAGCGTCGAGGAGCGGCGAAGCCAGCTCCTCGACGCCGCCCTGAACCTCTTCGCGCACCGCGCGCCCGAGGACGTGTCGCTGGACGACGTGGCAGAGGAGGCCGGAGTCTCGCGCCCCCTGGTGTACCGGTACTTCCCGGGCGGCAAGCAGCAGCTGTACGAGGCCGCGCTGCGCTCCGCCGCCGAAGAGCTGCAGCAGTGCTTCGACGAGCCCCTCGAGGGCCCGCCGCTGCGCCGGCTCTCCCGCGCCCTGGACCGCTACCTGGCCTTCGTCGACGAGCACGACACCGGCTTCAGCGCACTGCTGCAGGGCGGCAGCGTGGTGGAGACCTCCCGTACCACCGCCACCGTGGACGGGGTGCGCCGGGCCGCCGCCGAGCACATCTACCGCCATCTCGACATCGCCGACCCCGGCCCCCGGCTGCGCATGACCGTGCGGACCTGGATCACGGCCGTCGAGGCGGCCTCCCTGATCTGGCTGGACGAGGACAAGCAGCCTCCGGTGGAGGAGCTGCGCGACTGGCTGGTGGAGCAGTTCGTGGCCGTCCTCACGGTCACCGCCGCCCGGGACCCGCAGACGGCCGCCCTCGTCGGCACGCTCGCCGAGGATGGCTGA
- a CDS encoding C40 family peptidase: MSGRLPRLACTAALAAQAVLAPVPAVAEPAPQRSVSQLLTDLQQLYRQTEQATEAYNTTTDRLRRQRAEVSRLDGELARSRLALQDSRADAGRLAREQYRSGFGLGPYARLLLAPDPQHALDEGHVIAELARERARTVDRLTTAERRTDVLARASRRALDTQLALAGRQKRQRDAVRAGLADVERLLTGLTPAQLAAIAALEQQSVTQAQQRLTTAGALPTDRSASPAGARAVRFAMEQLGKPYQWGAQGPGSYDCSGLTSQAWQHAGTPIPRTSQEQWRRLRKIPLNGLRPGDLVVYFPDATHVAMYIGDGRIVQAPRPGEDIRVSPLASLPVLGAVRPDQAPATAAR, encoded by the coding sequence GTGTCAGGACGGCTTCCGCGCCTGGCCTGTACGGCGGCGCTGGCGGCCCAGGCCGTCCTCGCGCCCGTGCCCGCCGTGGCCGAACCGGCCCCCCAGCGCTCCGTCTCCCAGCTGCTGACCGACCTCCAGCAGCTGTACCGGCAGACCGAACAGGCCACCGAGGCCTACAACACCACCACGGACAGACTCAGGCGGCAGCGCGCCGAGGTGTCCCGGCTGGACGGCGAACTGGCCCGCTCCCGCCTCGCCCTCCAGGACAGCCGGGCCGACGCCGGCCGGCTGGCCCGCGAGCAGTACCGCAGCGGCTTCGGCCTCGGCCCCTACGCCCGCCTGCTGCTCGCCCCCGACCCGCAGCACGCCCTGGACGAGGGCCATGTCATCGCCGAGCTGGCCCGCGAACGGGCCCGGACGGTGGACCGGCTGACCACCGCGGAGCGGCGCACGGACGTCCTGGCCCGGGCCTCCCGCAGGGCCCTGGACACCCAGCTCGCGCTGGCCGGCCGGCAGAAGAGACAACGCGACGCCGTCCGGGCCGGACTTGCCGACGTGGAACGCCTGCTGACCGGCCTCACCCCGGCCCAACTGGCCGCGATCGCCGCTCTGGAGCAGCAGAGCGTCACACAGGCCCAGCAGCGGCTCACCACCGCGGGTGCGCTGCCCACGGACCGCTCCGCCTCCCCCGCGGGCGCCCGCGCGGTCCGCTTTGCCATGGAGCAGCTGGGCAAGCCGTACCAGTGGGGCGCGCAGGGCCCGGGCTCCTACGACTGCTCGGGCCTGACCTCCCAGGCCTGGCAGCACGCGGGCACGCCCATCCCGCGCACCAGCCAGGAGCAGTGGCGACGGCTGAGGAAGATCCCGCTGAACGGACTGCGGCCCGGCGACCTGGTGGTCTACTTCCCCGACGCGACCCATGTGGCGATGTACATCGGGGACGGCAGGATCGTGCAGGCACCGAGACCGGGAGAGGACATCAGGGTGTCGCCCCTGGCGTCCCTTCCGGTACTCGGTGCCGTACGTCCGGATCAGGCTCCGGCGACCGCAGCCAGGTAG